The sequence below is a genomic window from Armatimonadota bacterium.
CTTTTAGGCGGTCTCGTCAGTCGAGGAGCCGAAGCACAAGGTTACGACGATACGCCGATGCTTCCTGGTGGTCACTGGAGGGTTCACGACAGCAAGCGGCCCCAGCCGACGGTCATTACTCCGGGTGCGGTTGCGGGCGCGGCTCCCTCGGATGCGGTGGTGCTGTTTGGCGGCAAGGATCTTTCGATGTGGAAGAGCGGGGAAGACGCTGCGAAGTGGAAGGTTGCGCCCGGCGAGTACTTTGAGTCCACACGCGGAACCGGCAATATTCGAACGCGAGACGAGTTCGGCGATTGTCAACTTCATGTGGAGTTCTGTGAGCCAAATCCACCGAAGGGAAGTGACCAGGGACGCGGTAACTCGGGCATCTTTTTGTTTGGGCGATACGAGATTCAGGTTCTGGACTGTTTTGAGAACAAGACTTACGCTGACGGTATGACGGGGTCGATCTACGGCCAGACGCCGCCATTGGTAAACGCTTGCCGCAAGCCGGGTACGTGGGAGACATACGATATCGTGTTCGTGGGTCCGCGATTCGATGGTGACAAACTGGTGACCCCAGCGCTGGCGACGGTGTTCCTGAACGGTGTGTTGGTTCAGCACGCGACGCCATTGATTGGCTCGACGCAGCACCGGCAAGTGGGCAAGTATGAGCCGCATGGGCCGAAGGGTGCACTGGAACTGCAGGATCATGGCGATCCGGTGCGATATCGCAACATCTGGATTCGGGAAATTGGTCCGCATGCCGAGGTGTACACACGGGCGATGAATAGCATCGGTTAGGGCGATCTGGCCCTCACCTCCGGCCCTCTCCCATTTCAAGATTCGGGAGAGGGGAGTACTCGTTCGATAAATTGCGATCGGCTTTGAGCGTCCCTCTTCACTGGCTTTTCCGAATGGCGGTGGCGGTGGTAACATGCCCGCATGTTGAGGCGATTGAGTTTTGCAATCCTAGCCGCCGCGATTGGCGGAACCGCTTTGGCCCAGGGGGACCAGGCGACCATCGACAAGATTCTCGACGAAGGAATGGTTCGCAACCAGGCTCGGCAGACGCTAGAGACTTTTTGCGGTCAATTTGGCGCACGGCTGACGTCCTCGCAGGCGCTTGAGAAAGCGCAGGCGTGGGCGATGGAGCAGTTTAAGTCCTATGGCTGTACGAACGTTCACTTGGAGAAGTGGGGCGAGTGGCCGGTCGGCTTCGATCGAGCCATGTCGGGCCATGTGGGGCGGATGACGGCCCCGTTTTCGCGTGAGCTGCAGTTCACGACGCCGAGTTGGACACCGGGCACGAGGGGGCTGACGAAGGGCACGGCGATTATGGAGCCGAAGTCGATGGACGACTTGACGGCGCATAAGTCTGACTATAAAGGAAAGTGGCTCGTGCTGTCCTCGGCCTTGCCGCGGCGACGTCCATCGGCGAGCGGCGAGACTCAAGCTCCCGACCCGCGTACCTTGGTGATCGAGGCGGCGTTCAAGGCTGGGATTCTTGGGACAATCACCCCTTCGCGAAATGATTTGGTGGTGACGTTTGGCAACTACAACATCACCTGGGACAAGCTTCCGACGCAGACAAGCATCATCGTTCGGAAGAGCGACTACGACGCGATGACCGGCGCGATGACGGCAGGGCAGAAGGTTCAGCTTGAGTTCGACATCAAGCAGAGCTTCCGCAAGGGGCCGATCGCGATCAATAACGTGGTGGCCGAAATTAAGGGAACCGAGAAGCCGGATGAAGTGGTGATCGTGAGCGGTCACTATGACAGTTGGGACGGACCGGGTTCACAGGGTGCGCTCGACAACGGCAACGGCTCGGCGGTGACGATGGAGACGGCGCGAATCCTGATGGCTTCGGGCGCAAAGCCGAAGCGGACGATCCGGTTCATTCTGTGGTCGGGCGAGGAGCAGGGGCTGTTCGGCTCGCGCGGATACGTGAAGGACCACGAGGCGGAGATGGATAAGATCAGTTGCGTGCTGGTGGATGATGGCGGAACGAACTACTGGGGTGGCTTCGTCGGTCTGGAGACGCAGCGGTCGATGTTCCAGCCCTCCATGGATGTGCTGAACAAGGCGTTTGCCGATCTGCCGATGATCTTTCGGGCTCAGGAACAGATGCCGAAAGGAGGCGGAAGCGACCACGCGAGCTTCAATGCGGTGGGCGTTCCCGGCTTCTTTACGATCGAGACGGGTGTGAGCGACTATAACTACGTTCACCACACTCAGCACGACAAGATCGAAGCGGCGATCAATAAATACATGATTCAGTCGAGCACGGCGGCAGCGGTGACGTCGTTCAACATTGCGTGCGCGGACGGGATGATGCCGCGAGGTCCAAAGCCGGCTCCTCCGGTGGGCGGCTAGCGTATTTTGACCCTGGGGAAATGACATTTCCCCAGGGTCGCGCTGTTTCCCATCGAGTTCGGAACGAAGGCTGAGATAGACTCAGACCGGTGAAAAAGGTCGCTATTCTCGTTGCGCTTCTGCTCTGTTCGAACGTCTTTATGAACTTTGCCTGGTATGGGCATCTCAAGTACAAAAGTAGCCCAATATTGATCGCTATCCTCGCGAGTTGGGGATTAGCCTTTTTCGAGTACTGCTTTCAGGTTCCGGCCAACCGTATCGGCAGTGATGCATTGAATCCCACTCAGTTGAAGGTGATTCAGGAAATCATCTCGCTATCGACGTTTTCCGTCGTGGCCTTCGTGCTCTTTCGAGAAAAGCCGACGACGAACCACGGAATTGCCTTTCTGTTAATGGTCGCGGCAGCCTACTTTGCGACTAAAAAAGGGTGAGGATTAGACGCAAAAATGCCCAGGTCGTGCGCGTCCTGGGCAATGGCGGGAGAGAGAGCACCTCCAGGTCCGCAAGACTAAACGCGAGGATGAATCGTTAGGGGGCGATTTGGCCTCAACTGAAGGTGGCCGAGGCAGTTGCTATTGCTTTAGTCTCTCGATCAATTCGCGAAGGTTGGTCCACCCGTAGCCGCCGTCGAATCCGCCTTTCGTGTTTAGCAAACGCTCGCCACCGATCGCTTCGTGAAACGCGATCGACGGATTGCTGGGTTCGCCGAAGAGTACAACTGCGTCGATTCCTCGTTGCAAGAACCGTTCGGCCGTCTCGAGAACCAGCCGCTTTCCCAATCCGAGTCGCTGGTATTGCGAAAGCAGATAGATCTTGTTGATTTCACCGGTGAACTCTGGCCGCTCGGCGCTGGAGTATGTTTTGCCCTTCGTGAATCCGATCAGTTCGCCGTCGAGCTCGATCACCACAGCGAACCAATTCGTTTGCGGGCTTTGAAACTGCTCGATCCACTGATATTCGCGGA
It includes:
- a CDS encoding DUF1080 domain-containing protein — protein: MGFSRRDVLSRLSATAGGFLLGGLVSRGAEAQGYDDTPMLPGGHWRVHDSKRPQPTVITPGAVAGAAPSDAVVLFGGKDLSMWKSGEDAAKWKVAPGEYFESTRGTGNIRTRDEFGDCQLHVEFCEPNPPKGSDQGRGNSGIFLFGRYEIQVLDCFENKTYADGMTGSIYGQTPPLVNACRKPGTWETYDIVFVGPRFDGDKLVTPALATVFLNGVLVQHATPLIGSTQHRQVGKYEPHGPKGALELQDHGDPVRYRNIWIREIGPHAEVYTRAMNSIG
- a CDS encoding M20/M25/M40 family metallo-hydrolase: MLRRLSFAILAAAIGGTALAQGDQATIDKILDEGMVRNQARQTLETFCGQFGARLTSSQALEKAQAWAMEQFKSYGCTNVHLEKWGEWPVGFDRAMSGHVGRMTAPFSRELQFTTPSWTPGTRGLTKGTAIMEPKSMDDLTAHKSDYKGKWLVLSSALPRRRPSASGETQAPDPRTLVIEAAFKAGILGTITPSRNDLVVTFGNYNITWDKLPTQTSIIVRKSDYDAMTGAMTAGQKVQLEFDIKQSFRKGPIAINNVVAEIKGTEKPDEVVIVSGHYDSWDGPGSQGALDNGNGSAVTMETARILMASGAKPKRTIRFILWSGEEQGLFGSRGYVKDHEAEMDKISCVLVDDGGTNYWGGFVGLETQRSMFQPSMDVLNKAFADLPMIFRAQEQMPKGGGSDHASFNAVGVPGFFTIETGVSDYNYVHHTQHDKIEAAINKYMIQSSTAAAVTSFNIACADGMMPRGPKPAPPVGG
- a CDS encoding GNAT family N-acetyltransferase — translated: MKEFLNSVKRARYAKLRPTKEANLVGLRERGEDLSKAVFRDVTAEDIPKLAQLHVVAWAETYPDVKRPPTFAIREYQWIEQFQSPQTNWFAVVIELDGELIGFTKGKTYSSAERPEFTGEINKIYLLSQYQRLGLGKRLVLETAERFLQRGIDAVVLFGEPSNPSIAFHEAIGGERLLNTKGGFDGGYGWTNLRELIERLKQ